A genomic window from Osmerus eperlanus chromosome 5, fOsmEpe2.1, whole genome shotgun sequence includes:
- the ano5a gene encoding anoctamin-5 isoform X5 produces MNRITAKSRDETLIEMSPAVSFSEENNGFRSHSINSRGSPQDEHPELPLTSAESCESLCSSLASLPLSEHSDSPMSEPPSVERINTMTGIWRKRALFLKHRSRVDKHQQSKDSIFFRDGVRRIDFVVSYIVEDKEGDRKPERRKEYEANMQKAGLELELEDKAESDNGKTYFLKIHAPWEVLATYADVLKIKAPFKANDIPNNTDVPMNWLFTPFRLPDHIMNPEPDYFTAPYNNGKEDFFLIDNKETFFSPSVRNRIVYYIMSRCPYSKEDRDKDKKGIKRLLNNGTYISAFPLHDSSYWKRSKDPNCESDRYDLYKHWARFFCFFKEQPLNLVRKYYGEKIGVYFAWLGFYTEMLFFAAIVGLICFLYGLFTFDENVTSKEICSDEIGGNIIMCPLCDKKCGYWKLNSTCNSSWQSHLFDNFGTLFFAIFMGIWVTLFLEFWKRRQARLEYEWDLVDFEEEQQKLQLRPEYETKCTSRRMNRVTQEMELVFERTVGDLVAKVLLCWTTVLLWISLIIACIIGVIAYRLAVYAAFASIMKDSPTNNLQVVGSLITPQLATSVTASCINFVIIMILNMMYERVAVWITDMEIPKTHLEYENKLTMKMFLFQFVNYYSSCFYVAFFKGKFVGYPGQYVYMFGSSLRNEECDPGGCLIELTTQLVIVMAGKQVWGNIQEALVPWLMNWWKSRKARNHPESLYSRWEQDENLQSFGQLGLFYEYLELVIQFGFITLFVASFPLAPLLALMNNIVEVRVDAWKFTTQFRRPVAAKAHSIGAWEEILSGVAVFSVVTNAFIVAFTSDMIPRLVYMYAYQPDGDFSMKGYINNSLSVYNISAFPFENAPDDGESPSWFNSSIYTTCRYRDYRYPSGHERQYSYTMQFWHILAAKLAFIIIMEHVVFSVKFFVAWMIPDVPSDVKARVKRERYLVQEYLHDYEVEKLKNQLSQGNDCTCTPMIYPSINTHEVLSQCL; encoded by the exons ATGAATCGAATAACGGCAAAGTCTCGGGATGAAACGTTGATAGAGATGAGCCCGGCGGTGTCTTTTAGTG AAGAGAACAATGGCTTCCGGTCACACTCCATAAACAGCAGAGGATCACCCCAGGATGAACACCCTGAG TTACCTTTAACCTCTGCTGAGTCCTGTGAGTCTCTGTGCTCCagcctggcctctctccccctctctgagcACAGTGACAGTCCCATGTCAGAGCCCCCCTCCGTGGAACGTATCAACACTATGACAGGG ATTTGGAGAAAGAGGGCCCTGTTTCTGAAGCATCGCTCCAGG GTTGACAAGCATCAGCAGAGTAAAGACTCTATATTTTTCCGGGATGGAGTGCGGAGAATTGATTTTGTCGTGTCCTACATCGTTGAagacaaggagggagacaggaaaccA gagaggaggaaggagtatGAAGCGAACATGCAGAAGGCAGGTCTGGAGCTGGAGTTGGAGGACAAGGCG gagTCAGACAATGGGAAGACGTACTTTTTAAAGATCCATGCCCCTTGGGAGGTGCTGGCCACCTATGCAGACGTGCTCAAGATCAAAGCACCGTTCAAGGCCAATGACATCCCCAACAACACAGATGTTCCCATGAACTGGCTCTTCACGCCCTTCCGCCTGCCTGACCACATCATGAACCCAGAGCCGGACTACTTCACGGCACCCTACAACAATGGCAAGGAGGACTTCTTCCTCATTGACAACAAAGAgactttcttctctccttccgtTCGTAACAGGATA GTGTACTACATCATGTCCCGCTGCCCCTACAGCAAGGAGGACAGGGATAAGGACAAGAAGGGCATCAAAAGACTGTTGAACAATGGGACCTACATCTCTGCTTTCCCATTACATGAT AGTTCCTACTGGAAAAGATCCAAGGATCCCAACTGTGAGAGCGACAGATACGACCTTTACAAGCACTGGGCCCGGTTCTTCTGTTTCTTCAAGGAACAGCCCCTCAACCTTGTAAG GAAATACTACGGGGAGAAGATAGGAGTGTATTTCGCTTGGCTGGGCTTCTACACAGAGATGCTGTTCTTTGCTGCAATAGTGGGCCTCATCTGCTTTCTCTATGGACTCTTCACCTTTGATGAAAATGTGACGAG TAAAGAAATATGCAGTGATGAAATTGGAGGCAACATCATCATGTGTCCACTGTGTGATAAGAAGTGTGGATATTGGAAACTCAACTCTACCTGTAACTCATCCTGG CAATCCCATCTATTTGACAACTTTGGGACATTGTTCTTCGCCATTTTCATGGGAATCTGGG tgaccctgttcctggagttcTGGAAGCGGCGGCAGGCGCGGCTGGAGTACGAGTGGGACCTGGTGGACtttgaggaggagcagcagaaacTGCAGCTGAGACCAGAGTATGAGACCAAGTGCACCAGCCGGCGGATGAACCGCGTCACCCAG GAGATGGAGTTGGTTTTTGAAAGGACTGTAGGGGATCTGGTGGCCAAAGTGCTGCTGTGCTGGACTACTGTGCTCCTGTGG ATCTCCTTAATCATTGCCTGCATCATCGGGGTGATAGCCTACCGCCTGGCAGTGTATGCCGCTTTCGCCAGCATCATGAAGGACAGCCCTACCAACAATCTACAGGTGGTGGGCTCGCTCATCACGCCCCAGCTGGCCACCTCCGTCACGGCCTCCTGCATCAACTTTGTCATCATCATGATCCTCAACATGATGTACGAGAGAGTGGCTGTCTGGATCACTGACATGG AAATCCCAAAGACTCATCTGGAGTACGAGAACAAGCTGACCATGAAGATGTTCCTCTTCCAGTTTGTCAACTACTACTCCTCTTGCTTCTACGTGGCCTTCTTCAAGGGAAAGTTTGTGGGCTATCCTGGGCAATACGTGTACATGTTCGGCAGCTCGCTGAGAAACGAGGAG TGTGACCCAGGAGGCTGTCTAATCGAGCTAACCACCCAACTCGTCATAGTGATGGCTGGTAAACAGGTGTGGGGTAACATCCAAGAGGCTCTTGTCCC GTGGCTAATGAACTGGTGGAAAAGCAGAAAGGCTCGTAATCACCCAGAGAGTCTTTACAGCCGCTGGGAGCAGGACGAAAACCTCCAGAGCTTCGGTCAGCTGGGTCTCTTCTATGAGTACCTGGAACTGG TGATCCAGTTTGGCTTCATCACTCTATTCGTGGCCTCCTTCCCCCTGGCCCCTCTGCTGGCGCTCATGAACAACATCGTCGAAGTGAGAGTGGATGCCTGGAAGTTCACCACTCAGTTCCGACGGCCGGTGGCCGCCAAGGCCCATAGCATCGGGGCCTGGGAGGAGATCCTCAGTGGTGTGGCGGTCTTCTCCGTTGTCACCAAC GCGTTTATCGTGGCCTTCACCTCAGATATGATTCCTCGACTTGTGTACATGTACGCCTACCAACCGGACGGGGATTTCAGCATGAAAGGCTACATCAACAACAGTCTGTCAGTGTACAACATCTCAGCGTTTCCCTTCGAAAACGCACCCGATGATGGAGAGAGCCCTTCCTGGTTCAACAGCTCTATCTACACCACCTGCAG GTATCGTGACTATCGCTACCCCTCAGGCCATGAGAGGCAATACTCCTACACCATGCAGTTCTGGCACATTCTGGCTGCCAAGTTGgctttcatcatcatcatggag CACGTGGTGTTCTCGGTGAAGTTCTTCGTGGCCTGGATGATCCCTGACGTTCCCTCGGACGTGAAGGCCAGAGTGAAGCGGGAGCGCTACCTCGTGCAGGAGTACCTCCACGACTAcgaggtggagaagctgaagaaCCAGCTCAGCCAGGGGAACGACTGCACCTGCACCCCCATGATCTACCcgtccataaacacacacgaggtactctctcagtgtctctag
- the ano5a gene encoding anoctamin-5 isoform X4 produces the protein MNRITAKSRDETLIEMSPAVSFSEENNGFRSHSINSRGSPQDEHPELPLTSAESCESLCSSLASLPLSEHSDSPMSEPPSVERINTMTGIWRKRALFLKHRSRVDKHQQSKDSIFFRDGVRRIDFVVSYIVEDKEGDRKPERRKEYEANMQKAGLELELEDKAESDNGKTYFLKIHAPWEVLATYADVLKIKAPFKANDIPNNTDVPMNWLFTPFRLPDHIMNPEPDYFTAPYNNGKEDFFLIDNKETFFSPSVRNRIVYYIMSRCPYSKEDRDKDKKGIKRLLNNGTYISAFPLHDSSYWKRSKDPNCESDRYDLYKHWARFFCFFKEQPLNLVRKYYGEKIGVYFAWLGFYTEMLFFAAIVGLICFLYGLFTFDENVTSKEICSDEIGGNIIMCPLCDKKCGYWKLNSTCNSSWQSHLFDNFGTLFFAIFMGIWVTLFLEFWKRRQARLEYEWDLVDFEEEQQKLQLRPEYETKCTSRRMNRVTQEMEPYLPVTSKCARTCLSGATVIFWISLIIACIIGVIAYRLAVYAAFASIMKDSPTNNLQVVGSLITPQLATSVTASCINFVIIMILNMMYERVAVWITDMEIPKTHLEYENKLTMKMFLFQFVNYYSSCFYVAFFKGKFVGYPGQYVYMFGSSLRNEECDPGGCLIELTTQLVIVMAGKQVWGNIQEALVPWLMNWWKSRKARNHPESLYSRWEQDENLQSFGQLGLFYEYLELVIQFGFITLFVASFPLAPLLALMNNIVEVRVDAWKFTTQFRRPVAAKAHSIGAWEEILSGVAVFSVVTNAFIVAFTSDMIPRLVYMYAYQPDGDFSMKGYINNSLSVYNISAFPFENAPDDGESPSWFNSSIYTTCRYRDYRYPSGHERQYSYTMQFWHILAAKLAFIIIMEHVVFSVKFFVAWMIPDVPSDVKARVKRERYLVQEYLHDYEVEKLKNQLSQGNDCTCTPMIYPSINTHEVLSQCL, from the exons ATGAATCGAATAACGGCAAAGTCTCGGGATGAAACGTTGATAGAGATGAGCCCGGCGGTGTCTTTTAGTG AAGAGAACAATGGCTTCCGGTCACACTCCATAAACAGCAGAGGATCACCCCAGGATGAACACCCTGAG TTACCTTTAACCTCTGCTGAGTCCTGTGAGTCTCTGTGCTCCagcctggcctctctccccctctctgagcACAGTGACAGTCCCATGTCAGAGCCCCCCTCCGTGGAACGTATCAACACTATGACAGGG ATTTGGAGAAAGAGGGCCCTGTTTCTGAAGCATCGCTCCAGG GTTGACAAGCATCAGCAGAGTAAAGACTCTATATTTTTCCGGGATGGAGTGCGGAGAATTGATTTTGTCGTGTCCTACATCGTTGAagacaaggagggagacaggaaaccA gagaggaggaaggagtatGAAGCGAACATGCAGAAGGCAGGTCTGGAGCTGGAGTTGGAGGACAAGGCG gagTCAGACAATGGGAAGACGTACTTTTTAAAGATCCATGCCCCTTGGGAGGTGCTGGCCACCTATGCAGACGTGCTCAAGATCAAAGCACCGTTCAAGGCCAATGACATCCCCAACAACACAGATGTTCCCATGAACTGGCTCTTCACGCCCTTCCGCCTGCCTGACCACATCATGAACCCAGAGCCGGACTACTTCACGGCACCCTACAACAATGGCAAGGAGGACTTCTTCCTCATTGACAACAAAGAgactttcttctctccttccgtTCGTAACAGGATA GTGTACTACATCATGTCCCGCTGCCCCTACAGCAAGGAGGACAGGGATAAGGACAAGAAGGGCATCAAAAGACTGTTGAACAATGGGACCTACATCTCTGCTTTCCCATTACATGAT AGTTCCTACTGGAAAAGATCCAAGGATCCCAACTGTGAGAGCGACAGATACGACCTTTACAAGCACTGGGCCCGGTTCTTCTGTTTCTTCAAGGAACAGCCCCTCAACCTTGTAAG GAAATACTACGGGGAGAAGATAGGAGTGTATTTCGCTTGGCTGGGCTTCTACACAGAGATGCTGTTCTTTGCTGCAATAGTGGGCCTCATCTGCTTTCTCTATGGACTCTTCACCTTTGATGAAAATGTGACGAG TAAAGAAATATGCAGTGATGAAATTGGAGGCAACATCATCATGTGTCCACTGTGTGATAAGAAGTGTGGATATTGGAAACTCAACTCTACCTGTAACTCATCCTGG CAATCCCATCTATTTGACAACTTTGGGACATTGTTCTTCGCCATTTTCATGGGAATCTGGG tgaccctgttcctggagttcTGGAAGCGGCGGCAGGCGCGGCTGGAGTACGAGTGGGACCTGGTGGACtttgaggaggagcagcagaaacTGCAGCTGAGACCAGAGTATGAGACCAAGTGCACCAGCCGGCGGATGAACCGCGTCACCCAG GAAATGGAGCCTTACTTACCCGTAACAAGCAAGTGTGCTCGCACATGCCTGTCTGGAGCCACCGTCATATTCTGG ATCTCCTTAATCATTGCCTGCATCATCGGGGTGATAGCCTACCGCCTGGCAGTGTATGCCGCTTTCGCCAGCATCATGAAGGACAGCCCTACCAACAATCTACAGGTGGTGGGCTCGCTCATCACGCCCCAGCTGGCCACCTCCGTCACGGCCTCCTGCATCAACTTTGTCATCATCATGATCCTCAACATGATGTACGAGAGAGTGGCTGTCTGGATCACTGACATGG AAATCCCAAAGACTCATCTGGAGTACGAGAACAAGCTGACCATGAAGATGTTCCTCTTCCAGTTTGTCAACTACTACTCCTCTTGCTTCTACGTGGCCTTCTTCAAGGGAAAGTTTGTGGGCTATCCTGGGCAATACGTGTACATGTTCGGCAGCTCGCTGAGAAACGAGGAG TGTGACCCAGGAGGCTGTCTAATCGAGCTAACCACCCAACTCGTCATAGTGATGGCTGGTAAACAGGTGTGGGGTAACATCCAAGAGGCTCTTGTCCC GTGGCTAATGAACTGGTGGAAAAGCAGAAAGGCTCGTAATCACCCAGAGAGTCTTTACAGCCGCTGGGAGCAGGACGAAAACCTCCAGAGCTTCGGTCAGCTGGGTCTCTTCTATGAGTACCTGGAACTGG TGATCCAGTTTGGCTTCATCACTCTATTCGTGGCCTCCTTCCCCCTGGCCCCTCTGCTGGCGCTCATGAACAACATCGTCGAAGTGAGAGTGGATGCCTGGAAGTTCACCACTCAGTTCCGACGGCCGGTGGCCGCCAAGGCCCATAGCATCGGGGCCTGGGAGGAGATCCTCAGTGGTGTGGCGGTCTTCTCCGTTGTCACCAAC GCGTTTATCGTGGCCTTCACCTCAGATATGATTCCTCGACTTGTGTACATGTACGCCTACCAACCGGACGGGGATTTCAGCATGAAAGGCTACATCAACAACAGTCTGTCAGTGTACAACATCTCAGCGTTTCCCTTCGAAAACGCACCCGATGATGGAGAGAGCCCTTCCTGGTTCAACAGCTCTATCTACACCACCTGCAG GTATCGTGACTATCGCTACCCCTCAGGCCATGAGAGGCAATACTCCTACACCATGCAGTTCTGGCACATTCTGGCTGCCAAGTTGgctttcatcatcatcatggag CACGTGGTGTTCTCGGTGAAGTTCTTCGTGGCCTGGATGATCCCTGACGTTCCCTCGGACGTGAAGGCCAGAGTGAAGCGGGAGCGCTACCTCGTGCAGGAGTACCTCCACGACTAcgaggtggagaagctgaagaaCCAGCTCAGCCAGGGGAACGACTGCACCTGCACCCCCATGATCTACCcgtccataaacacacacgaggtactctctcagtgtctctag
- the ano5a gene encoding anoctamin-5 isoform X1, translating into MNRITAKSRDETLIEMSPAVSFSEENNGFRSHSINSRGSPQDEHPEVDKHQQSKDSIFFRDGVRRIDFVVSYIVEDKEGDRKPERRKEYEANMQKAGLELELEDKAESDNGKTYFLKIHAPWEVLATYADVLKIKAPFKANDIPNNTDVPMNWLFTPFRLPDHIMNPEPDYFTAPYNNGKEDFFLIDNKETFFSPSVRNRIVYYIMSRCPYSKEDRDKDKKGIKRLLNNGTYISAFPLHDSSYWKRSKDPNCESDRYDLYKHWARFFCFFKEQPLNLVRKYYGEKIGVYFAWLGFYTEMLFFAAIVGLICFLYGLFTFDENVTSKEICSDEIGGNIIMCPLCDKKCGYWKLNSTCNSSWQSHLFDNFGTLFFAIFMGIWVTLFLEFWKRRQARLEYEWDLVDFEEEQQKLQLRPEYETKCTSRRMNRVTQEMELVFERTVGDLVAKVLLCWTTVLLWISLIIACIIGVIAYRLAVYAAFASIMKDSPTNNLQVVGSLITPQLATSVTASCINFVIIMILNMMYERVAVWITDMEIPKTHLEYENKLTMKMFLFQFVNYYSSCFYVAFFKGKFVGYPGQYVYMFGSSLRNEECDPGGCLIELTTQLVIVMAGKQVWGNIQEALVPWLMNWWKSRKARNHPESLYSRWEQDENLQSFGQLGLFYEYLELVIQFGFITLFVASFPLAPLLALMNNIVEVRVDAWKFTTQFRRPVAAKAHSIGAWEEILSGVAVFSVVTNAFIVAFTSDMIPRLVYMYAYQPDGDFSMKGYINNSLSVYNISAFPFENAPDDGESPSWFNSSIYTTCRYRDYRYPSGHERQYSYTMQFWHILAAKLAFIIIMEHVVFSVKFFVAWMIPDVPSDVKARVKRERYLVQEYLHDYEVEKLKNQLSQGNDCTCTPMIYPSINTHEVLSQCL; encoded by the exons ATGAATCGAATAACGGCAAAGTCTCGGGATGAAACGTTGATAGAGATGAGCCCGGCGGTGTCTTTTAGTG AAGAGAACAATGGCTTCCGGTCACACTCCATAAACAGCAGAGGATCACCCCAGGATGAACACCCTGAG GTTGACAAGCATCAGCAGAGTAAAGACTCTATATTTTTCCGGGATGGAGTGCGGAGAATTGATTTTGTCGTGTCCTACATCGTTGAagacaaggagggagacaggaaaccA gagaggaggaaggagtatGAAGCGAACATGCAGAAGGCAGGTCTGGAGCTGGAGTTGGAGGACAAGGCG gagTCAGACAATGGGAAGACGTACTTTTTAAAGATCCATGCCCCTTGGGAGGTGCTGGCCACCTATGCAGACGTGCTCAAGATCAAAGCACCGTTCAAGGCCAATGACATCCCCAACAACACAGATGTTCCCATGAACTGGCTCTTCACGCCCTTCCGCCTGCCTGACCACATCATGAACCCAGAGCCGGACTACTTCACGGCACCCTACAACAATGGCAAGGAGGACTTCTTCCTCATTGACAACAAAGAgactttcttctctccttccgtTCGTAACAGGATA GTGTACTACATCATGTCCCGCTGCCCCTACAGCAAGGAGGACAGGGATAAGGACAAGAAGGGCATCAAAAGACTGTTGAACAATGGGACCTACATCTCTGCTTTCCCATTACATGAT AGTTCCTACTGGAAAAGATCCAAGGATCCCAACTGTGAGAGCGACAGATACGACCTTTACAAGCACTGGGCCCGGTTCTTCTGTTTCTTCAAGGAACAGCCCCTCAACCTTGTAAG GAAATACTACGGGGAGAAGATAGGAGTGTATTTCGCTTGGCTGGGCTTCTACACAGAGATGCTGTTCTTTGCTGCAATAGTGGGCCTCATCTGCTTTCTCTATGGACTCTTCACCTTTGATGAAAATGTGACGAG TAAAGAAATATGCAGTGATGAAATTGGAGGCAACATCATCATGTGTCCACTGTGTGATAAGAAGTGTGGATATTGGAAACTCAACTCTACCTGTAACTCATCCTGG CAATCCCATCTATTTGACAACTTTGGGACATTGTTCTTCGCCATTTTCATGGGAATCTGGG tgaccctgttcctggagttcTGGAAGCGGCGGCAGGCGCGGCTGGAGTACGAGTGGGACCTGGTGGACtttgaggaggagcagcagaaacTGCAGCTGAGACCAGAGTATGAGACCAAGTGCACCAGCCGGCGGATGAACCGCGTCACCCAG GAGATGGAGTTGGTTTTTGAAAGGACTGTAGGGGATCTGGTGGCCAAAGTGCTGCTGTGCTGGACTACTGTGCTCCTGTGG ATCTCCTTAATCATTGCCTGCATCATCGGGGTGATAGCCTACCGCCTGGCAGTGTATGCCGCTTTCGCCAGCATCATGAAGGACAGCCCTACCAACAATCTACAGGTGGTGGGCTCGCTCATCACGCCCCAGCTGGCCACCTCCGTCACGGCCTCCTGCATCAACTTTGTCATCATCATGATCCTCAACATGATGTACGAGAGAGTGGCTGTCTGGATCACTGACATGG AAATCCCAAAGACTCATCTGGAGTACGAGAACAAGCTGACCATGAAGATGTTCCTCTTCCAGTTTGTCAACTACTACTCCTCTTGCTTCTACGTGGCCTTCTTCAAGGGAAAGTTTGTGGGCTATCCTGGGCAATACGTGTACATGTTCGGCAGCTCGCTGAGAAACGAGGAG TGTGACCCAGGAGGCTGTCTAATCGAGCTAACCACCCAACTCGTCATAGTGATGGCTGGTAAACAGGTGTGGGGTAACATCCAAGAGGCTCTTGTCCC GTGGCTAATGAACTGGTGGAAAAGCAGAAAGGCTCGTAATCACCCAGAGAGTCTTTACAGCCGCTGGGAGCAGGACGAAAACCTCCAGAGCTTCGGTCAGCTGGGTCTCTTCTATGAGTACCTGGAACTGG TGATCCAGTTTGGCTTCATCACTCTATTCGTGGCCTCCTTCCCCCTGGCCCCTCTGCTGGCGCTCATGAACAACATCGTCGAAGTGAGAGTGGATGCCTGGAAGTTCACCACTCAGTTCCGACGGCCGGTGGCCGCCAAGGCCCATAGCATCGGGGCCTGGGAGGAGATCCTCAGTGGTGTGGCGGTCTTCTCCGTTGTCACCAAC GCGTTTATCGTGGCCTTCACCTCAGATATGATTCCTCGACTTGTGTACATGTACGCCTACCAACCGGACGGGGATTTCAGCATGAAAGGCTACATCAACAACAGTCTGTCAGTGTACAACATCTCAGCGTTTCCCTTCGAAAACGCACCCGATGATGGAGAGAGCCCTTCCTGGTTCAACAGCTCTATCTACACCACCTGCAG GTATCGTGACTATCGCTACCCCTCAGGCCATGAGAGGCAATACTCCTACACCATGCAGTTCTGGCACATTCTGGCTGCCAAGTTGgctttcatcatcatcatggag CACGTGGTGTTCTCGGTGAAGTTCTTCGTGGCCTGGATGATCCCTGACGTTCCCTCGGACGTGAAGGCCAGAGTGAAGCGGGAGCGCTACCTCGTGCAGGAGTACCTCCACGACTAcgaggtggagaagctgaagaaCCAGCTCAGCCAGGGGAACGACTGCACCTGCACCCCCATGATCTACCcgtccataaacacacacgaggtactctctcagtgtctctag